One Anaerolineae bacterium genomic window carries:
- a CDS encoding DUF58 domain-containing protein: protein MQKLVWLGLLIYGLLFAGLVTLNGGLLVLAIPLIVYLGGGLLYRPEALPLAVTRRLSAARAAQGEPVVVKLTLTNKGPRLNEVLVEDLIPASLNLTDAEASLFAPLPSGATVELTYTMRGPRGIHHFPGVRVTASDNFGLFQKRQVVTVPDQLLILPEIIRLRRVEIRPQQTRVYSGPIPTRQGGSGVEFFGVREYQPGDPLRWMNGRATARHPQSLFINEFQQERVADVGLILDARQQSDVSLPEGSLFEQAIVAAASLADVFINAGNRVGLFIYGRSLNWTFPGYGKVQRERILRALACAELGSGQVFEKLEYLPTRLFPARSQLVFVSPLLPQDADELIKLRAHGYQLLVVSPDPITFEQQGLNKEPEVALAARFARLERELLLNMLRQANIRVMDWQVDIPFQQAAHVALSRLQRF, encoded by the coding sequence ATGCAAAAATTGGTCTGGTTAGGTCTCTTAATTTATGGCTTGCTCTTTGCCGGTCTAGTCACCTTGAACGGCGGGCTGCTGGTGTTAGCCATTCCCCTCATTGTTTACCTGGGCGGGGGACTGCTCTATCGGCCGGAAGCGTTGCCATTGGCAGTAACGCGCCGCCTGAGTGCGGCGCGAGCGGCGCAAGGCGAGCCGGTAGTAGTCAAACTGACCCTCACCAACAAAGGCCCGCGCTTAAACGAAGTGCTGGTGGAAGACCTCATCCCTGCCTCACTCAACTTGACAGACGCAGAAGCCAGTTTGTTTGCCCCATTGCCTTCAGGCGCAACCGTTGAGTTGACTTACACCATGCGCGGCCCGCGAGGCATCCATCATTTTCCCGGCGTGCGGGTTACGGCCAGTGACAACTTTGGCCTGTTTCAAAAACGCCAGGTGGTGACCGTCCCGGATCAACTTTTAATCCTGCCTGAGATTATCCGGCTGCGCAGAGTTGAGATTCGGCCCCAGCAAACGCGAGTTTATTCCGGCCCCATTCCTACCCGGCAGGGCGGATCAGGGGTGGAATTCTTCGGCGTGCGTGAATACCAACCTGGCGACCCACTGCGCTGGATGAACGGCAGGGCTACGGCCCGCCACCCCCAAAGTCTATTCATTAATGAATTTCAGCAAGAACGGGTCGCCGACGTGGGCCTGATTTTAGACGCCCGCCAGCAGAGCGATGTGTCCTTGCCGGAAGGGTCGTTATTTGAGCAGGCCATTGTGGCTGCCGCTTCTCTGGCCGATGTTTTTATCAATGCCGGTAATCGGGTGGGGCTTTTCATTTACGGCCGCTCGCTCAACTGGACCTTTCCCGGCTACGGCAAAGTGCAGCGGGAACGAATTCTGCGCGCCCTGGCCTGCGCGGAATTGGGCAGCGGGCAGGTTTTTGAAAAGCTGGAATATTTGCCCACACGCCTCTTTCCGGCGCGCTCACAACTGGTGTTTGTCAGCCCGCTGCTGCCCCAAGATGCGGACGAACTGATTAAATTACGCGCGCATGGGTATCAACTGTTGGTGGTCAGCCCCGATCCCATCACCTTTGAGCAACAGGGGTTGAACAAAGAACCAGAGGTGGCGTTGGCTGCTCGATTTGCTCGCCTGGAGCGAGAGTTGCTACTGAATATGCTCAGGCAGGCCAATATCCGGGTGATGGATTGGCAGGTTGACATCCCTTTTCAGCAAGCCGCCCACGTTGCGCTCAGTCGTTTGCAACGTTTTTGA